The genomic DNA GTGGTCGGGGCCGTGCCGTGGACGTGGACGCTGAGGGCGGCCATGCCGGTGTAGTGCATGCCGGTGACGGCGAGCCCCATGACGAGGCTCGCGCCGACGCTCCACAGGATCCCGCGGACCTGTCCGGCCGCCCAGAGGGCGCTGATCGCGGCGACGACCGCTATGACGACGGACACGGAGACCGTGAAGGTGTTGTATTCGAGCTTTCCGTTGAGGCGCATGCCGGCCATGCCCAGGTAGTGCATCGAGGCGATGCCCAGGCCGGTGAGGGTGCCGCCGGTGAAGAGCGCGGTCCCCCGGGCTCCCTTGTAGCCCACGATGAAGATCCCGACACCCACCATGACGATGGCGACGGCGAGGCTCGCGAAGGTCATCGGCTTGTCGTAGTGGACCGGCGTCTGGCGGACCGAGAAACCCATCATCGCGATGAAGTGCATCGTCCATATGCCGGAACCGATCGCCGCCGAACCCAGGGCGAGCCATCCGGGGCGCCAGGACTGGGACACGAGCATCGATCTGGTGGTGCAGCGCAGGCCGAGGGCGCCGCCGAGGCACGCCATGAGGTAGGCCACCAGCGGTGTGACGAGTCCGTAGCTGAATCCGTCGACCGTGCCCTGCATGCGCAGTTACCCTTCCGCCCTGTTCCGTCCCGGAATCCCTGAAACGCGCCCAGCCCCAGGACCGCGGGAACGGTCAGGGTCGACGCAGAGAGTATGACCCCCACCGGAATGGTCGAACGATTTTCCGGCAAAGAAACACGGCCTCGCCCCAGTTGTGCGGCACCGGTGAGCGGACTCGGGCAACTCCATTCATTCTGTGTCCATCCTGTACCCCACGGGTAGTGACGTTCCGCCGTCACTCTTGAGCTGTATGTGATCGCCCGAAGCGAGGAGTACGCATGCACCTGCGCACAGTCGCCGCCTCGACCACCGCGCTCCTGGGGGCCGCCGCCCTTCTGCTCCCCTCCCCCGCCGCCCGGGCCGGCGACGCTGCCGAGTGGCCCACGGTCGTCGCCCACCGAGGCGCGTCCTCCTATGCGCCCGAAAACACCCTGGCCTCCATCGACAAGGCGGCCCGGCTCGGCTTCCAGTGGGTCGAGAACGACGTCCAGCGCACCAAGGACGGCGAACTCGTCGTCATCCACGACGACAGCCTGAAGCGCACCACCGACGTCCAGAAGGTGTTCCCCGATCGAGCCCCCTGGAAGGTGAAGGACTTCACCGCCGCCGAGATCGCGCGCCTCGACGCGGGAAGCTGGTTCGGCCCCGCGTTCACAGGAACGCGCGTGCCCACGCTCACGCAGTACATGCGTGAGGTGGAGCACAACGACCAGAGTCTGCTCCTGGAGATCAAGAACCCGGAGCTGTACCCCGGCATCGAGCAGCAGACCCTCAAGCTCCTGGGCAACGAGGGGTGGCTGGACCAGGGGCACCTCGACGACCGGCTGATCGTGCAGAGCTTCAGCGCGGACAGCATCCGCATCGTGCACGACCTGAAGCCCGCCATCAGGACCGGCTTCCTCGGCACGCCCCCCGCGTCCGCCCTTCACGAGTACGCCGCCTTCACCGACCTGATCAACCCGTCGTACGGCTCGATCTCCCTCGGCTATGTCACCGCCGTGCACGGACACACGGGCCCGCACGGCCGCCCGATGGAGGTGTACGCCTGGACGGTCGACGACGCGCCCACGGCCTGGAAGGTCGCCGGGTACGGCGTCGACGG from Streptomyces sp. NBC_01478 includes the following:
- a CDS encoding MHYT domain-containing protein, with protein sequence MQGTVDGFSYGLVTPLVAYLMACLGGALGLRCTTRSMLVSQSWRPGWLALGSAAIGSGIWTMHFIAMMGFSVRQTPVHYDKPMTFASLAVAIVMVGVGIFIVGYKGARGTALFTGGTLTGLGIASMHYLGMAGMRLNGKLEYNTFTVSVSVVIAVVAAISALWAAGQVRGILWSVGASLVMGLAVTGMHYTGMAALSVHVHGTAPTTDGVSPAALLAPMMIGPLAFLLLAGVVVMFDPMMVMGKPVRTPVEHKPGVPAGALVPYPRRASVRADRDLGHRGSRTPQNR
- a CDS encoding glycerophosphodiester phosphodiesterase; this translates as MHLRTVAASTTALLGAAALLLPSPAARAGDAAEWPTVVAHRGASSYAPENTLASIDKAARLGFQWVENDVQRTKDGELVVIHDDSLKRTTDVQKVFPDRAPWKVKDFTAAEIARLDAGSWFGPAFTGTRVPTLTQYMREVEHNDQSLLLEIKNPELYPGIEQQTLKLLGNEGWLDQGHLDDRLIVQSFSADSIRIVHDLKPAIRTGFLGTPPASALHEYAAFTDLINPSYGSISLGYVTAVHGHTGPHGRPMEVYAWTVDDAPTAWKVAGYGVDGLITNKPDVVRSALKGF